One window of Methanothermobacter tenebrarum genomic DNA carries:
- a CDS encoding helix-turn-helix domain-containing protein — MITLAKKIHINQPLTSRRIIEVLEKNPDLEKITCPPSLYNRIPPKYLKALKDLGIKVEPKRRRKYAEKDVKMIRKLISEGKTPKEIANITKMPIKTIYYLKGDMKLKRGPKPKYDKITRMRVRKMAEEGVPAKKIAEKFNIPLRTVYYIIKKG, encoded by the coding sequence GTGATCACATTGGCTAAAAAAATACATATAAACCAGCCATTAACCTCACGTAGAATAATAGAAGTCCTTGAAAAAAACCCAGACCTTGAAAAGATCACATGCCCACCCAGCCTATATAATAGAATCCCACCAAAATACCTCAAAGCCCTCAAAGACCTGGGAATAAAAGTAGAACCTAAAAGACGGCGTAAATATGCTGAAAAGGACGTGAAGATGATCAGAAAACTTATAAGCGAAGGTAAAACCCCAAAGGAGATAGCGAATATAACAAAGATGCCCATCAAGACAATATACTACCTTAAAGGGGATATGAAACTCAAAAGGGGTCCCAAGCCTAAATATGATAAAATCACGAGAATGCGCGTGCGGAAAATGGCAGAAGAGGGCGTGCCCGCGAAAAAAATAGCGGAAAAGTTTAATATACCCCTAAGGACAGTCTATTACATAATCAAAAAAGGGTGA
- a CDS encoding VWA domain-containing protein — translation MKFSAFPFTAIVGQDHLKKALILNAIDPTISGVLIKGDKGTGKSTTVRAFSELLPARETVDGCPFNCNPNEHFLCQECEKTLQREGRLPTSKKRMSIVELPVSATEDMVVGSLDIKKALREGVKALEPGILARANGNILYIDEVNLLDDHLVNVLLDAAAMGVNIIEREGVSVSHPSKFILVGTMNPEEGDLRPQILDRFGLCVEVKALTDPQERLKVIKYRMEFDENPIRFQKRFRRKQKKLREKIMKAKELLDKVEISDDILELIVRISAALGIKTHRADIITTKAATAIAAFNQRKKIKEEDVKEAALLALKHRIKQLPFEKGQEIDERLIEELIEEAEDEFEIDKERKLKKEIKVAEFTGTIQGKNSANITGKRGKYIKAKEAQNPDSVAIDATIKKAIRENPENPRILPEHLMEKVRISKAETLYIIVLDSSSSMKLDKKIKFAKTIAWLLLKESYEKKNKVSLISFKGDEAQIISEPTTNLTKLNEVLENLDIGGKTPLTPALMEAAKLASKYKELTPTIIVISDGRCNIFIGSNLEEDLKILYPELKKLNLIFVDAEPKGRNIGVLEEIANKFNSPIFYLDEILI, via the coding sequence ATGAAATTTTCAGCGTTCCCATTCACGGCCATAGTTGGACAAGACCATCTTAAAAAAGCTCTCATCTTAAACGCAATTGACCCTACAATAAGTGGAGTGCTCATAAAAGGGGATAAAGGCACTGGGAAATCCACCACTGTCAGGGCGTTCTCAGAACTATTACCAGCAAGAGAAACAGTTGATGGCTGTCCATTCAACTGCAACCCCAATGAACATTTCCTCTGCCAAGAATGTGAGAAGACCCTTCAACGTGAAGGCAGACTACCCACCTCCAAAAAGAGAATGTCAATAGTTGAACTTCCAGTCTCGGCCACAGAAGACATGGTAGTAGGATCACTCGATATCAAAAAAGCCCTCAGGGAGGGTGTAAAGGCCCTGGAACCTGGTATATTAGCCCGGGCCAATGGTAACATACTCTACATCGATGAAGTGAACCTCCTAGATGACCACCTCGTGAATGTACTATTGGATGCCGCTGCAATGGGAGTTAACATCATCGAAAGGGAAGGAGTCTCAGTATCCCATCCATCCAAGTTTATACTCGTCGGTACAATGAACCCAGAAGAAGGTGACTTAAGACCGCAGATACTTGACAGGTTCGGACTCTGCGTAGAAGTTAAAGCTTTAACAGACCCCCAAGAAAGGCTCAAGGTAATAAAATATAGGATGGAATTCGACGAGAACCCAATAAGGTTCCAAAAAAGATTCCGAAGAAAGCAGAAAAAACTGCGGGAAAAAATAATGAAAGCAAAAGAACTATTAGATAAAGTTGAGATTTCAGATGATATTCTGGAGCTCATAGTGAGGATATCAGCAGCGCTCGGTATTAAGACGCATCGGGCCGATATTATAACAACAAAAGCCGCCACAGCAATCGCAGCATTCAATCAAAGAAAAAAGATAAAAGAAGAAGATGTGAAAGAAGCCGCATTACTCGCACTTAAACACAGAATAAAACAATTACCCTTCGAAAAAGGACAAGAAATCGATGAAAGGCTAATCGAAGAATTAATCGAGGAAGCAGAGGATGAATTCGAGATTGATAAAGAGAGAAAGCTTAAAAAAGAGATAAAAGTCGCTGAATTCACAGGAACCATACAAGGCAAAAATTCTGCCAACATCACAGGAAAACGGGGCAAATATATCAAAGCCAAAGAAGCCCAAAACCCGGATAGTGTCGCGATTGACGCGACAATAAAAAAGGCTATACGAGAAAACCCAGAAAATCCCAGGATCCTACCAGAACATCTAATGGAAAAAGTTAGGATAAGCAAAGCAGAAACACTATACATCATAGTCCTGGATTCATCATCCTCCATGAAACTCGACAAAAAAATAAAATTTGCCAAGACAATAGCATGGCTACTACTCAAAGAATCCTATGAAAAAAAGAACAAAGTCAGCCTAATATCATTCAAAGGAGATGAAGCCCAGATAATAAGTGAACCCACAACAAACCTCACAAAATTGAATGAAGTACTCGAAAACTTGGATATCGGGGGTAAAACACCCCTAACACCCGCACTCATGGAAGCAGCCAAATTAGCATCTAAATACAAAGAATTGACCCCCACAATTATAGTGATTTCCGACGGGCGCTGTAACATCTTCATAGGATCCAACCTTGAAGAAGACCTTAAAATACTCTACCCAGAACTCAAAAAATTGAACCTAATTTTCGTGGACGCAGAACCCAAAGGACGCAACATAGGAGTCCTTGAAGAAATCGCAAACAAATTCAATTCACCAATATTCTACCTCGATGAAATACTCATCTAA
- a CDS encoding Mur ligase family protein, translating into MMKFTFKCTIAYMFGRLARLIVKLGKGMGRSFPGYLFLRIGGLDCLRELSKRSKIGNILITGTNGKTTTTKMLCLLLKKDSSVSCNFDSNTINAVATGLLKRESDLGVFEYGIRTSKYSLPDTVCKYVDPIGVIYTTISREHTIVAGEKNPFKEYFKAKKLLSAPMERGAIICNADDPRTAYIGMKKEKDVQVAYYGLEVGLEDETPLSAPVNCPICDEKLEYSKRYLNHRGIYKCNCGFSRPEPNVKITRISEKDKKWEIEINSETYNYTNQKKISSKFKLKIPKFGIHNLYNFLCASTAYITFTPHPENIKKTMIKTAQELEKFTLPPGRFEIFKLDDKTVGIGQGDNGDALKANLQIHPSQDMTLIYTTPDKNEDEIFQDHLRVIKSAKPKKIHVFPGRESTSAAKNYYNTIKEHFNASFHPTSNKHMDKKIDEILKIIEESSTESIIVTGCGPEHLLWARLKTKFKSHLR; encoded by the coding sequence ATGATGAAATTCACCTTCAAATGTACTATAGCATATATGTTTGGGAGATTAGCTCGTCTCATAGTCAAACTTGGAAAAGGTATGGGTAGAAGTTTCCCAGGGTACCTATTCCTAAGGATAGGTGGACTTGATTGTCTAAGAGAACTTTCAAAAAGGTCGAAGATAGGGAACATACTCATAACAGGGACAAACGGTAAAACAACCACCACAAAAATGTTATGCCTACTCCTAAAAAAAGATTCTTCAGTCTCATGCAACTTTGACAGTAACACAATAAATGCTGTTGCAACAGGACTACTAAAAAGGGAATCCGATCTAGGAGTGTTTGAATATGGTATCAGAACATCTAAATATTCACTCCCAGATACAGTCTGTAAATACGTGGATCCCATTGGCGTCATCTACACAACAATCTCTAGAGAACACACAATAGTCGCAGGAGAGAAAAACCCATTCAAAGAATATTTCAAAGCCAAAAAATTGCTCTCAGCACCAATGGAAAGGGGTGCTATAATCTGCAATGCTGATGACCCAAGAACGGCCTATATTGGGATGAAAAAAGAAAAAGACGTCCAAGTAGCCTACTATGGTCTTGAGGTGGGCTTGGAGGATGAAACACCCTTAAGTGCACCAGTCAATTGTCCAATATGCGACGAAAAACTAGAATATTCAAAAAGGTACCTGAACCACCGTGGGATATACAAATGCAATTGTGGGTTTTCAAGACCAGAACCCAACGTCAAAATAACAAGAATATCCGAAAAGGACAAAAAGTGGGAAATAGAAATTAACAGTGAAACATACAATTATACAAACCAAAAAAAGATCTCATCAAAATTCAAATTAAAAATTCCAAAATTTGGCATCCACAACCTATACAATTTCCTCTGCGCATCCACAGCCTATATCACATTCACACCCCACCCAGAAAACATAAAAAAGACCATGATAAAAACAGCCCAAGAACTTGAAAAATTCACCCTACCACCCGGAAGATTCGAAATATTCAAATTAGATGACAAGACCGTGGGGATAGGCCAAGGAGACAATGGAGACGCGTTAAAAGCCAACCTACAAATTCATCCATCACAAGACATGACACTCATCTATACAACCCCAGACAAAAACGAAGATGAAATATTCCAAGACCACCTAAGAGTTATCAAATCCGCGAAGCCTAAGAAAATCCATGTTTTCCCAGGGAGAGAATCAACCTCCGCCGCGAAAAACTACTATAATACCATCAAAGAACATTTCAACGCCAGCTTCCATCCAACATCAAACAAGCACATGGACAAGAAAATAGATGAAATACTCAAAATCATAGAAGAGTCCTCCACAGAATCCATCATAGTCACTGGCTGCGGGCCAGAACACCTACTCTGGGCCAGACTAAAAACAAAATTCAAATCCCACCTTAGATGA
- a CDS encoding cobaltochelatase subunit CobN — translation MKKVLAITTINNTISLKEALKKIKDKYGDILEIRKVYLDKYEDPKTPLDDIKKEISESDVILVDIRGDERLGRELPRLLAKEKKTIISLVWGSHRILSLTRIGKLNMAELIKEFQKKGVNINPLIKEGELKNIIEIHGSDEIKEDLRKWFRILEYYKQSDPENLKNMLLYILREYCNVNIGKITKPVKMPKYGLYHPYKGIYKDLEEYKSAINFKPELDTVGILFYGGMHFDDTRPLVEALYENLYGRVNCIMVFSDGIDYNIKAIKEYMMNIDLFINLQYFQLHGGPYGGDPQVTYQLLEEINAPYLICLRGHETDLDEWETSDDGLKPMEIILGVTLPEMDGGIEPFFTAALRTKDDEDLGEVRIVEVLPERMEKFSKRILNWLKLKNKDNHEKKIAIIIYNYPPGEGNLGSAGYLDVFKSLKRFLKKLKRQGYDLKIPEKNLKDLLLDKGIINTPKYLKRSGHYLDIKEYTRWFKKLPEKIQENIIEYWGEPPGNIMTDKEKIILPILDLGKIYICVQPARGVHEDPDNYHSKELPPHHQYLGFYHYIENILKVDAIIHFGMHGTLEFTPGKETGLSSSCYPDLLIGTTPNLYYYWVGNTSESTIAKRRSYALCISHASPPMKPSNLYGEYLILEDLLGQYKEDKDEETLKLIEEKAKTLNMPTELEEIEKELHRMKKRLIPSGLHYMDRKWNLKEKIDHLLGILKFDREHPSIFKIISKEKFKKRPQEINPEKLEKEAKKVLKNILKGKIPDYLPEDYIEWVQRLYKNTDFSSESTSIIKALNSEYIRPNKGGDPIKDPQTYPTGYSMFAFDPMKIPTVSSENRGRKAAELLIKEHLKEHGKYPETIGIILWGFETLKTGGDTISMILELLGLRLTRKYGPWVKKFEVIPLKELGRPRIDIIVNICGIFRDTLGTQIDLLNRAFKQVAELNEPENMNYIRKHYLEDKSLARIFGPPPSEYATNLPQIIENSSWDGEEELSDAYRDCMSYGYLPDGIKKEDKTLQKLLARVDIVTQERDNVEYEVTDLDHYYEFLGGLSSSVKTLKGEEASIKVIDSTEEEIYVEDLDKTIERAARTRILNPEWLNGMLKHDFHGAKHIKDRIEHLLGFSATTQKVENWIYENVADKLILDPQMRKKLLENNPFATIEIGEILLETERRGYWKTSKEKTQKIKEIILSIEYELE, via the coding sequence ATGAAAAAGGTTTTAGCAATCACCACAATAAACAATACAATATCCCTCAAAGAAGCGCTGAAAAAGATAAAGGACAAATATGGGGACATCCTAGAAATCAGAAAAGTATACCTCGACAAATACGAGGACCCTAAAACTCCACTAGACGATATAAAAAAGGAAATCAGCGAATCAGATGTTATACTAGTCGACATAAGGGGCGACGAACGACTTGGCAGAGAACTACCCCGCCTATTAGCCAAAGAAAAAAAGACAATCATTTCACTAGTCTGGGGCAGCCACAGGATACTCAGCCTCACACGGATCGGAAAATTAAACATGGCCGAACTCATCAAGGAATTCCAAAAGAAGGGAGTAAACATCAACCCCCTTATAAAAGAAGGCGAACTTAAAAATATAATAGAAATCCACGGTTCAGATGAAATCAAAGAAGATCTCAGAAAATGGTTCAGAATCCTAGAATATTATAAGCAAAGCGACCCTGAAAACCTTAAAAACATGCTACTCTACATACTAAGAGAATACTGCAACGTAAACATAGGCAAAATAACTAAACCGGTGAAAATGCCCAAATACGGACTATATCACCCATACAAGGGCATATACAAGGACTTGGAAGAATACAAGTCAGCAATAAATTTCAAACCAGAACTTGACACCGTCGGTATACTATTCTATGGTGGAATGCATTTCGATGATACAAGACCACTTGTAGAAGCCCTATACGAAAACCTCTACGGGCGAGTAAATTGTATAATGGTATTCTCAGACGGCATTGACTACAACATCAAAGCCATCAAAGAATACATGATGAACATCGACCTCTTTATAAACTTACAATACTTCCAACTCCATGGAGGCCCATACGGAGGCGACCCCCAAGTCACTTATCAATTATTGGAAGAGATCAACGCCCCATACCTTATATGCTTGAGAGGCCATGAAACAGACCTCGACGAATGGGAAACCAGCGATGATGGTCTTAAACCAATGGAAATAATATTAGGCGTGACCCTCCCAGAAATGGATGGTGGGATTGAACCATTTTTCACAGCAGCACTACGCACAAAGGATGACGAAGACCTTGGAGAAGTCAGGATAGTTGAAGTACTCCCCGAAAGGATGGAAAAATTCTCCAAGAGAATCCTTAACTGGTTAAAACTCAAAAATAAAGACAATCACGAGAAAAAGATCGCAATTATCATCTATAATTATCCTCCAGGTGAAGGCAATCTTGGAAGCGCAGGATACCTTGACGTCTTCAAAAGCCTTAAAAGATTCCTCAAAAAACTTAAAAGACAAGGATACGATCTCAAGATACCAGAAAAGAACCTCAAGGATCTCCTCCTAGACAAGGGGATTATAAACACTCCCAAATACCTTAAAAGGTCGGGTCATTACCTCGACATAAAAGAATATACCAGATGGTTCAAAAAACTCCCAGAAAAGATCCAGGAGAACATCATAGAATACTGGGGCGAACCACCAGGAAATATAATGACAGACAAAGAAAAGATCATATTACCCATACTCGACCTTGGAAAAATCTATATCTGCGTACAACCTGCAAGGGGAGTCCACGAAGACCCGGACAATTACCATAGCAAAGAACTCCCCCCACACCATCAATATCTCGGATTCTACCACTACATCGAAAATATCCTCAAAGTAGATGCCATAATACACTTTGGAATGCATGGAACACTTGAATTCACCCCAGGCAAGGAAACGGGCCTTTCAAGCTCATGTTACCCAGACCTCCTAATAGGAACAACCCCCAACCTATATTATTATTGGGTGGGTAACACTTCAGAGTCAACCATAGCCAAGAGAAGATCATATGCACTCTGTATTTCACATGCATCCCCTCCAATGAAACCATCAAACCTATACGGAGAATATTTGATACTCGAAGACCTCCTAGGACAATACAAAGAAGACAAGGATGAAGAAACCCTCAAGCTCATAGAAGAAAAAGCCAAAACCTTAAACATGCCCACAGAATTGGAAGAAATCGAAAAAGAACTCCACAGGATGAAAAAACGCCTAATACCATCAGGTTTACATTATATGGACAGAAAATGGAACCTAAAAGAGAAAATAGATCATCTACTGGGAATTTTAAAATTTGACAGGGAACATCCATCAATATTCAAAATAATAAGCAAAGAAAAATTCAAAAAAAGACCACAAGAAATAAACCCCGAAAAATTGGAAAAAGAAGCCAAAAAAGTACTAAAGAATATCCTAAAAGGTAAAATTCCAGATTACCTACCAGAAGATTACATAGAATGGGTGCAAAGACTCTACAAAAACACTGACTTCTCATCAGAGAGCACATCCATCATAAAAGCCCTAAATTCCGAATACATAAGACCAAACAAGGGTGGAGACCCAATAAAAGACCCCCAAACATACCCCACAGGTTATAGTATGTTCGCATTCGACCCAATGAAAATACCAACAGTATCATCAGAAAACAGGGGCCGCAAAGCCGCTGAACTCCTAATCAAAGAACACCTAAAAGAGCATGGAAAATACCCCGAAACCATAGGAATAATACTATGGGGATTCGAAACACTTAAAACCGGCGGAGACACAATATCAATGATACTAGAACTTTTAGGGCTCCGCCTAACAAGGAAATACGGGCCATGGGTCAAAAAGTTCGAAGTAATCCCCCTCAAAGAACTTGGAAGGCCTAGAATTGACATTATAGTGAACATCTGTGGAATATTCAGGGACACACTAGGCACCCAAATAGACCTACTAAACAGGGCTTTCAAACAAGTAGCAGAACTCAACGAGCCAGAAAATATGAACTACATAAGAAAACATTACCTAGAAGACAAATCCCTAGCACGGATATTCGGACCCCCACCAAGTGAATACGCCACCAACCTACCCCAGATCATCGAAAACAGTTCCTGGGACGGGGAAGAAGAACTATCAGACGCCTACAGAGATTGCATGTCCTATGGATACCTACCAGATGGCATAAAAAAAGAAGATAAAACCTTGCAAAAGCTCCTAGCACGCGTCGACATTGTAACCCAAGAAAGGGATAATGTTGAATATGAAGTCACAGACCTTGACCATTACTATGAATTCCTCGGCGGACTTTCAAGTTCAGTCAAAACACTCAAAGGCGAAGAAGCCAGTATAAAAGTCATAGATTCAACCGAAGAAGAAATATACGTTGAAGACCTTGACAAGACAATTGAAAGAGCCGCCAGAACCCGCATACTCAACCCCGAATGGTTAAATGGCATGCTAAAACATGACTTCCACGGTGCAAAACATATCAAAGACAGAATAGAACATCTACTCGGATTTTCAGCCACCACACAAAAAGTCGAAAACTGGATATATGAAAATGTAGCCGACAAGCTAATACTCGATCCCCAGATGAGAAAAAAACTACTAGAAAACAACCCATTCGCCACTATAGAAATAGGTGAAATATTACTTGAAACTGAGAGAAGAGGCTACTGGAAAACATCAAAGGAAAAAACCCAAAAGATAAAAGAAATAATCCTATCAATAGAATACGAACTCGAATAA
- the metG gene encoding methionine--tRNA ligase, with protein MKRVFITCALPYANGPTHLGHLRSTYIPADIYARYNRIKGREVLFVCATDEHGTPIAVKAEKESKDPLEVATHYYKMIRRDLEACDISFDNFSRTSKPLHYRIAQNFFLKLYKKDFIYEKDIKQLYCSECQRFLPDRYVEGECPYCGAEGARGDHCEACGRHLEPLQLVNPKCMICGSKPEIRKSRHYFFRLSKFQDKLLEWIKSNKNLPANVKNYALQWVQEGLKDWILTRDMEWGIPVPLKEAKGKIIYVWGEAFLGYISSAVEWSEKTGKNWRKYWDDTVVHFIGKDIIYHHAIFWPALLMAYGCKLPDNIIAGEYLSLEGKKMSTSKNWVIWTSEFLERFESDILRYYLTINAPLTRDTDFSWEDFQRRVNDELADILGNFLHRTFSFTNRFYNSKIPEANLEDQDIKIIEDIKKAKEDIEDAIERFNFREGLVEIIGLAKKGNKYFNDQEPWRTIKEDPNRAAACIFTCNQLAKAIGVLLEPYMPRKSARILKILNLEDASWDDATTPIKAGHEIRKAKPLFAKIQDKIIEEEKRKLHQKTKTQEYISIEDFAKLDLRVGRILEASRIKGSEKLLKLKVDLDDRTIQVVAGIGSKYSASELPGKKVIVLANIKPTRLFGTKSEGMILATAEKMSLLTVEDGEIGEKIK; from the coding sequence TTGAAGAGAGTATTTATCACTTGTGCACTTCCATACGCCAACGGGCCAACGCACCTTGGACACCTAAGATCAACATATATACCGGCGGACATATACGCCCGCTACAATCGGATAAAAGGAAGAGAAGTATTATTTGTATGCGCAACAGACGAACATGGAACCCCAATAGCTGTCAAGGCCGAGAAGGAATCAAAAGATCCCCTGGAGGTGGCCACCCATTATTATAAGATGATCCGCCGCGACCTCGAAGCATGTGACATATCATTCGATAATTTTTCACGTACAAGCAAACCCCTACATTATAGGATAGCCCAAAACTTCTTCCTAAAACTCTACAAAAAGGATTTCATCTATGAAAAGGATATAAAACAATTATATTGCAGTGAATGTCAACGTTTTCTCCCTGACAGGTACGTTGAAGGTGAATGCCCATACTGCGGGGCTGAAGGGGCTCGAGGAGACCACTGCGAAGCCTGCGGCAGACACCTTGAACCCCTACAATTAGTCAACCCCAAGTGCATGATCTGCGGCTCAAAACCAGAGATCAGAAAATCTAGACATTATTTCTTCAGGTTGAGCAAATTCCAGGACAAACTCCTTGAATGGATAAAATCAAATAAAAACCTGCCCGCGAATGTTAAAAACTATGCACTACAGTGGGTGCAGGAAGGCCTGAAAGATTGGATACTTACAAGGGACATGGAATGGGGCATACCAGTACCACTCAAAGAAGCCAAGGGAAAAATAATCTACGTCTGGGGGGAAGCATTCCTAGGTTATATTTCATCAGCGGTTGAATGGAGCGAAAAAACGGGCAAAAACTGGAGAAAATACTGGGACGATACAGTAGTGCACTTCATAGGCAAGGATATAATCTATCATCATGCGATCTTCTGGCCAGCCCTACTCATGGCATATGGTTGCAAACTCCCAGATAATATCATAGCAGGAGAATACCTCTCCCTCGAGGGTAAGAAGATGTCCACGAGCAAGAATTGGGTTATCTGGACATCAGAATTCCTTGAAAGGTTTGAAAGCGACATCCTAAGATATTATCTTACAATAAACGCGCCCCTAACAAGGGACACAGACTTCTCATGGGAGGATTTCCAAAGGAGAGTGAATGATGAACTAGCAGACATCCTAGGCAATTTTCTCCATCGCACATTCTCCTTCACCAACCGCTTCTACAACAGTAAGATACCAGAAGCCAACCTAGAAGATCAGGACATCAAAATCATAGAGGATATTAAAAAGGCTAAAGAAGATATCGAAGATGCCATTGAAAGGTTCAATTTCAGGGAAGGACTCGTAGAGATAATAGGCTTGGCAAAGAAAGGTAACAAGTACTTCAACGACCAGGAACCATGGAGGACCATCAAAGAAGACCCCAACAGGGCCGCGGCTTGCATATTCACTTGTAACCAGTTAGCCAAGGCAATAGGAGTGCTCCTAGAACCATACATGCCTAGGAAATCCGCCAGGATACTGAAGATACTCAATTTAGAGGATGCCTCCTGGGATGATGCCACCACCCCAATAAAGGCTGGCCACGAAATCAGAAAAGCCAAACCATTATTCGCCAAGATCCAAGACAAGATCATAGAAGAAGAAAAACGCAAACTCCACCAGAAAACAAAAACCCAAGAATATATTAGCATAGAAGATTTCGCAAAATTAGACCTCAGAGTAGGCAGAATATTAGAAGCCTCCAGGATCAAAGGCTCAGAAAAACTGCTAAAATTGAAAGTTGACCTAGATGATAGGACAATCCAAGTAGTGGCCGGTATAGGATCAAAATATTCAGCAAGTGAACTCCCCGGGAAAAAAGTTATAGTACTAGCCAATATAAAACCTACAAGATTATTCGGCACAAAATCTGAGGGCATGATACTCGCAACAGCAGAAAAAATGAGCCTACTAACAGTAGAAGATGGTGAAATAGGTGAAAAGATAAAATAG
- a CDS encoding DUF530 domain-containing protein: MEEPALIAKSERFLESIKSHRINPDDLIDPKGFIRTYSYLRSNLRKLQKIKKRMELKGFKTPYRSVAIYGPPLKGELKAEDLHDIRRQTQYFRMKASLKKNILDRVNSAIASHKIALGHLEEHATLTCERCKKTFRLGELPEDKPRECECGSTLQVKFEEGNIKRPQIIPYLPLSGDYMVKISQLTPWARESFKEIIRLLKDEKSGTITSATMIVKVPKSGRWIRKRMTIEDIDHIDYEKKIKQEYGPHARIEFIQFHRRKSTIINDRHIRTALALAYSGFIQDFIVNREDEILQKRLKKPQLVKRYDEIQEEAREYSPPFIREGKELEEIRKRRLEDLLIQEGLADENGNLKPDLKSDLELREKIVKNIFSRTPTTLILWDITCYYLTTSYDRRSKYAGPFPGLGPVLDLRQAKIFNRMDREAVKLLREYGEKIFYIKNPQKLLLKKFEIEEKTKGLHMKINQRAFGAALINLESDIDEKTCASIFSVTLDELKKEKENIKTLRKPADKARLFMEMIK; encoded by the coding sequence ATGGAAGAACCAGCCCTCATAGCAAAATCTGAAAGATTCCTAGAAAGTATAAAAAGCCATAGGATAAACCCAGATGATCTTATAGACCCCAAAGGTTTCATCCGAACATACTCCTATCTACGATCCAATCTAAGAAAACTCCAAAAAATAAAAAAGAGGATGGAACTGAAAGGATTCAAAACACCATACCGGTCAGTGGCGATCTACGGGCCCCCACTAAAAGGCGAGCTGAAAGCAGAAGACCTCCATGACATAAGAAGACAAACACAATACTTCAGGATGAAAGCCTCACTTAAAAAGAACATCCTAGACAGGGTAAACTCTGCAATAGCATCCCACAAAATAGCATTAGGCCACCTAGAAGAACACGCCACCTTAACCTGTGAAAGATGCAAAAAAACCTTCAGACTCGGCGAACTGCCAGAAGATAAACCTAGAGAATGTGAATGCGGCTCCACCCTCCAAGTAAAATTCGAGGAAGGAAACATAAAACGTCCCCAGATAATACCATACCTCCCACTTTCAGGAGATTATATGGTCAAGATCTCCCAATTAACCCCATGGGCCAGAGAATCCTTCAAAGAAATTATAAGACTCCTAAAGGATGAGAAAAGTGGGACCATAACCTCGGCGACAATGATCGTTAAAGTCCCCAAATCCGGGCGCTGGATCAGAAAAAGGATGACCATTGAAGACATCGACCACATCGACTATGAAAAAAAAATAAAACAAGAATACGGACCCCATGCAAGGATAGAATTCATACAATTTCACCGTAGAAAATCCACAATAATCAATGACAGACACATTAGAACAGCACTAGCACTAGCCTACTCCGGCTTCATCCAAGATTTCATAGTCAACAGAGAAGATGAAATCCTCCAAAAAAGATTAAAAAAACCACAGTTAGTTAAAAGATATGATGAAATACAGGAAGAAGCCAGAGAATACTCCCCACCCTTTATAAGAGAAGGTAAAGAGCTTGAAGAAATCCGAAAAAGAAGACTAGAGGACCTCCTCATCCAGGAAGGTCTGGCAGATGAAAATGGAAATTTAAAACCAGACCTTAAATCCGACCTAGAACTGAGAGAGAAAATAGTCAAGAATATCTTCTCAAGAACCCCCACAACACTAATACTATGGGATATCACCTGCTACTATCTCACAACATCATATGATAGGAGAAGTAAATATGCAGGTCCATTCCCCGGACTGGGACCGGTCCTAGACTTGAGACAGGCAAAAATATTTAATAGGATGGACAGAGAAGCTGTTAAACTCCTCAGAGAATATGGGGAGAAAATATTCTATATAAAAAATCCTCAAAAATTATTATTGAAAAAATTTGAAATAGAAGAAAAAACAAAAGGCCTGCACATGAAAATCAACCAAAGAGCCTTCGGAGCCGCTCTAATCAACCTAGAATCTGATATAGATGAAAAAACATGTGCCAGTATATTTTCTGTTACATTAGACGAGTTAAAAAAAGAAAAAGAGAATATAAAGACCCTCAGAAAACCAGCCGACAAGGCCAGGCTCTTCATGGAAATGATCAAATAA